TTCTCCCCCAGGAAGCATTGATGATTTTGGGAATCCCACTGAGTCCTAGAGGCCCCCCTGACCGAGTAATTTGGGCACATACACAGTCCGgattttttacaacaaaaagtGCTTATAAGTTGTTGGTTAACTCAAGCACAGCTGGCAGTGCAGGTAGCTCAGTTTTGGACCCCCAAAAAAGATTCTGGGGAGGAGTTTGGCAACTGCGGGTTCCTGAAAAAATCAAGCATTTCATGTGGAAAGCGTGCAATAATGCTCTGCCCACGAAATGTAATCTGGCCCGGAGACAGATCACAGCAACTGATGCTTGCGAGTTCTGCAATGATCACCCAGAAGATGTATTGCACGCTCTTTGGCGTTGCAAAGAAGTGGAGTCGGTGTATTCCACTGGTCCCAGACGGCAATATCTCCCCCTCCCCTTAACTTCTGTGATTTATTTGACAGGTTTTTACAGGTGCACGAGGACTATAGGAAGGAATTCTTTGCTCTCATTGCTTGGTGCCTATGGAATAGATGTAATTCCATCCATTTTGGTAGGCCTTCTCACCCTCTGTCTTAGATTGGTACCATGGCGGGTTCATTGCTCCAGGAGTTTCTGGCGGTGCAAGAGGTTGAGCCCGAAAAACCTCGACGTGTGCTGCTGCATCAGTGGCGTCCCCCTGAGTTAGATGTCCATAAAGTTAATTTTGATGCGGCGGTCTTCAAAGCTTCGAATTCTGCTGGAATAGGCGTGGTGGTCCGTGACTGGTGTGGTATGGTGGTGGGAGCTCTCTCGATGCCAATCCCGTTATCCAATTTGGTTGCTGATTTGGAAGCCCTTGCTTGCCACCATGCTGTCCAATTTGCTGGTGATCTTGGTCTTCACAGAGTTTTCTTTCGAAGGGGATTCGATAATAGTTATTAACGCGGTCTCTCAAAGAAATGCAGCGTTATCTTCATTTGGAAACATCGTGGATGATATCCGAtgttgcttcttcttttctgttttATGAGTTTATTCATGTGCACTGTACTGGAAATTTTGTGGCTGATGCTTTAGCGAAAAAAGCTAAGAATTTTGTTTCTTATCAGGTCTGGTTGGAGGAGCTTCCTAAAGACATTGCTCCTCTAGCAGATTTTGATGTCCATTAGTTtctgtttcttaatatattccCAGGCCAATGGTCTGgtttctccacaaaaaaaaaaaaaataaaggttgcTAGTTTATTTCCTAACAAATATCATGAAAGGAAAATGAATTTCTGAACTTTTTATCACTAGCTTGATAATGTTACTGCTGATAATTTTTAacggtttaattttttttgagaaactttttaACGGTTAGCATGCGTTTGCCTAATGCGTTTTTGCGTTTTAAATCCTGGGTCTCAcggcactgttcacggaccagCCAACTTGTGAAAAACGCAGTAATAaatttgttacagtgttttgcgttttaaaaattattttactacagtattttcagcaaaataaacagtatTCAAATAGACCTTTATATATGGACAAAGAGATTTTATAATGCCTGCAGTTAGTAGTGGTGTGCATGTTGctcttttttcaaatttccaTTTAGGAATATATGCCGCTATGGCTATGAATCAATTAAagactttttcaaattttcatttatttctatttttaattgcCCGTTTAGGAATTTAATGAGTTTTATGgtcataattaaatttattgtcaAACATTTACATATCATGGATCTATCTCTTTATCTCCGACTCTTTCTTGGAATACATTTGATCCACTCAACCAAAGTTTCATGAGAAAgcaaagcaaaacataaaaattgaaaaaggaagaaagaagaagaactttTTCGATCTACCTTATGCTTTTTTccttaattctctctctctctctctctctctctctctctctctctctctctctctctctctctctctctctctctctctctctctctctctctctctctttgaggTTTGTTTCATGTTTgtctaaagaaaaaaagcaaagatTTAGTTTAtgtgcatttttttattatcggGTGGGTCAAGTTGGACCCGAGACTAGCCCAAACCCAAAAAGGACCTGACTTTTTGGCCCGAACCCAACCCGAACATCTATCCAACCCACCCAATACCCTTCGGGTCGGGTCAGTTCGAGTTGGCCAAGTTTATACTCAGCCCTAATTATTCCCCATTagaataatttaaaattcacTTTTGTTTTCATATAAAATTAGTCTTTTGCTGATTTTGTAAGCACGTTGGTTTGCACCATGTCAATGGCAACCCAACATATaagagtataaaaggaaaagaaaattgattgcAGCTTAGCTATAATTTGTTAGTAAATGAGTCTTTGCATGTCCAAAAATTTATTCTAGCAGAGATTTTTCATTGAGGGGCCTGCACTTTTCAAAACTCAGTATATAATAGGTAGCTAACCTATTAtgtttctataattttttttttgggtgaaagaaaaattaaattaaacataATTAAGTAGTATAAAGTCTAGGATAGGTAACATCTCAAACGTCAGCCAATAACTGAACATGACACCTCACTTTAGGGAAGAGCCTGAACATGACACCTCACTTTTCCTTATGTTGGCAAAAAGTCCAGTACCTAAATCTCCTCTAATAGATGGGAAGTCAGTTGCTACATACATTGTTCAAACATTTAGGATGGTAATTGAAGATTTCGCACTCCATGGTTCTTTTCTTCAGGGATCTTGACAAGACTTTCgtaacaaacacaaaaaagataCATAAAGAGGAGGGATCTCCAAGCCTTTGTCCCTTCCCTCCTCTGAAATATCCATAAAATGATaacttagtatttttaaaattataagatttagtttgttactttttaaacttttcaaaGTTTAGGGGAAATTACATTTTGTCACTCTAAACTTTACCTCATGTTACACTTTacaccttaaaattttcaaatgcatGTTTTGCACTATAAACTATAACTCGTGTTACATTTTGCACCCTACTGTTAAATTTACTGCTAACTTgaatgaaaattcaaagtttagggtgcaaagtgtaaaaAGAGTATAATTTAAGCcggtaaagtgtaatttatcttttatttttaaagcattGAGGAGATGGGTAATTAGATCTTTTCATGTGGTGTCATGTTTTTTCATCCAAGTTAACAGCAAACTTAACTTAgaggtgcaaagtgtaacaaaggtcatagtttagggtgcaaaaagtatattaaaaaaatttaaggtacAAAGTGTAACATAAGGTATAGtttaagatggtaaaatgtaatttttcccaaagtttaatttgttacttttaatCTATAAGGGTCTAATTATATACACTCCTAAATTCTAGGGTTTAaaatggaaatatatatatatatatatatttgttaatgaATTTGAGTGATAAACTGATAAGTGATAATAGAGATATTACAGATAAACCTTACAAATTGTACTATTATTTAAGTGGCATTagtcatattatattatattaacacattaatttgttaatttttttatggtaaaatttaCCATATCTTTAACATTAAAAACATAGTGGTACTCCTTTACCAACCCATCTCGCTCACTCTCCATCGTCTTTAAtcacaacaataaaataaaaataaaaataaaagataacttTGAATTTTGAACAGTGGAAAACAGACTCATTTGCgtttagttttcttttgtttattattattattttcagcGTTGGATAGTGcattagtgtgtgtttggattccACGTCTGCGTTACGTTTCTGaagctgcattttttttttcacgcgttttggagtAATGCAGTTACTATTTATTAAACAGTAACAGCAAATGTTGACTTTCAACAGTAAACAGTATATACATGCACTATTCAcagacccacaaattacacttttcaacaatttttttattaaaaatggatcccatgatactattcacacatttaaaaattattttactatagtgttttcagttttcaatttttagtttcagcaaaataagttctatccaaacagaaccttagttttTCCTGCACAGAACTacaaaatgtgtatatatataatagaccTAGATGTACATGGGCATTGTTGGAGCCGACTGCCGAGTGACCTAAAATATACCAAAGAGAAAAATGGCGGAATATATTTTAGTAGATTTGGTCAACAAATTGTTTGATCTGGTCTAGAAGGTGTGCAGAGAATTTAAAAGCCTAAGTAAAGAAGTTGAAGAAACTAAACGTGAACTGAAGCATATTTAGGCTTTTACACAcctagtgtgtatatatatatataaccaagtTACTAGTATTTTTGAACCTGAAAATCCCAGAATAAAAACTTTGTTAGTATTAGGTTCTAAGAACTTTGTAGGATTTGTATGTGCTGTCATACAAAGAGTGATCAACGGCGTCAATACCTCAAAAAAGCTTTGGTATAAGCTgaattttaacttctttttcccTATCCATTTTACATCCCCCACAAATGACCACAACCATACACACACTTAGCTTATCCATCATGATAAAGATAACAAAAGCATGACGGCAAATCCTTCCAAAAATGATAATACAATAATTCTACACAACTTTAAATTTAAATCCGCACAATGCTGAATCAGAAAGATGAGAAAAgactttattaaaatttaagagtAGAAACTAATTTCTAATTCTATATCCTATCACCATAGCAAGGAAACTTCCTAAAACATATATTGGTAAAACAATTGCACTCACCCACAAGAATCtctagtaaaaaataaaaacacttccCAATTAATAGCAATAAACcgcacaaccacaaccacaaccaccaagcAGAATGTGCTCTCTCAGATTCAGTCAGCTCTGGACTGACCAGCTCGGGAAGAAAGGATGATGCCAACAATGAGACCATAGAGAGCCAGTGCTTCGGcaaaaataagaataagaatCATCCCAACAAAAAGCTTTGGCTGTTGTGCATTGGCTCTGCATAAAACATATACAAGGCATTTGAGCTATTAAGCTATTATATATGCTATTATTAGCAAGGCATTTGGGAATAGGAATCACCCCAAAACCTATTAATCTGATTGAAAGATGTCAATTTAATCACTCAAACCATTATTCAAACAATTATAAGCAAAATTCTCATTTAAGTGAATAGAATAGACCAGTTAACTAAGGAagaagatttattttattttactcttttcatttttttttaaaaggtcaGCAAGAACACTTGTGGCGTGTTTGGATGGtagaatttggatttgggttattaaaatccaaataaattgTTTGGATAGTTTACAAAAGGtcaagaatttggatttgacaaatccaccaaaGATTTTAAACCTTAAAATCCTATAGAATTTTAGAAATTCATATGACATACttaaatatttatgaatttGGAATTAAGGCATTTCAGACCTATtattttagaattcaaatccaaattcaagtATCCAAACGCAACCTTAGATCATTCAGTTCTCCATTATTATGCGTTAATCAAAACTGGAAAGACTCACCACCGATCACCACCCATATCCAAATgttaacaaaaatcaaaatcagaaGTAGAAGAATCAAATATAACTTGCAATTTAGGTGTTGGAACATGAGTTGAGGAACAAGATGGAATTTCCATATATACCCGAACAAGTAAATCatgcaacaaaacaaaaaacatatatgaaaAACGAAATGCTAAAGAAGATCAACAATGCGCAagtaaatataaatttgtatatgGGGTTATAGATATTATAGGGTACCTGACACCAGCGTCACCGACGATACCAATAGCCATACCAGCAGAAAGGCCAGCGAGGCCACAAGAGAGACCAGAAGAGAGATGGGCATAGCCATCGAAGAGGTAATAGGATTTAGCCTTTGGGTTAATCCCTGTGCTGATAATCACAGCAATGATGAGACCGTATATACCCAACACACCAGCCATGACCACCGGCACGATCGACTTCATCACCAGCTCTGGCCTCATCACACCCATCGACGCCACCCCAACTCCGCTCTTCGCCGTTCCGTACGCCGCTCCCatacctgaaaaaaaaaaaaaaaaaaaaaaaaaaaaagggacaaagTCACCCGATCAATACCATACCCGATGAGATCCGCATCCACAGAACCCGAATTGTAagatattgaaatttttttattacaggAGAAGACTAAGGCGGCAGCAGCGCCGAGGAAGCCAAAGAATGGGGCTGTTTCATCGCCGCTGAAAGTTGATGAAGaagacattttttattttccgatCAGATCTGAGATGAGAAGAGAATGAATTTTTGCTTTCTCCTTTTTTGTTTAGTTCTCTTTTTGAATGACTTTTATTCTCTATAAGATGCTCTGGGTTTGTTTGTTGATAATTGTGGTTTGTGGATCAGAGTTTCAGACCCCTTCCTCCTATGGGAACTCCTctggtaaatgaaaaaatgcTAATCATACATTCTCAGTCATAAATAAATATGAGGGACATAGTTACAGAAATACCCTCAACCGTTGGACCTTTAGGAATACATCCTTTGGGCTTTCgtccattttttttaacccattcCGAAATAATACCTTTTGGGcctttctttcatttctccTTAGTCCATCCGTGGAGGGaactcctttttttattttttattttttatttttttaacaatgtaTTTGATTGGTTGAagggaaaagagagaggaagaaaattgtGAGATGGGTATTTTCAATGCAAGCCCACCATTGGTATTCTCTCTCCAAactggaaagaaaaaaagagaagagggaATATGGTCATAAACACGAAATTATAAAATTACCCCTATTATccaattgtttttcaaattacaataagagtatgataatttttattttcttatgctTTGCCATCCTTTCTACCAAATACACAatatcaaaaactaaaatattttttacccTCTCACTTTATAATCAAACAGAACCCTCAGTTTTCTTGTGGTGGACCATCTCCTCAAAAATTCAAGTTAGAACAGTAATCTCCTAAAAAATTCCAAGTTTGCAACAATACCAACTCTTAACAAATTGACTTCAGTTCTGAGTTctgacttctttttttctttttctttttttttttcttttttcttttttcttcattttaagcTTCAGCTTCTTGATCACCACTTAACGTTAACCGTCCATTCTACTTGAGGTCAAAGAAAGAGTTGAACCTTCATCATCTCTACAAATTAGTTTAGCACTTTTTAACTAACTTGTCTcatgttcaaattttttaaaattcaatctAGTTAAAACACAATCCATTTTTGCCCAGTTTATTTCTTAAGCTATGAAAATAACCTCATCCAATTTCCAAACACTTCAGCAAATACAACAACAGGAGATTGTGATAGTGTATGTCTGCGTGTTCATCACTAAAGCTTTAATGCTTTGGGTAAGAATGGTAAATTGTTAGAAAGATACCATAAAGTAcatgaaatttataattttttttttttttacaaaaaaaagaaaagaaaaaggaagatacCATAAAGATTGCACGTGTCATGACCATAGAGACCAGCGCATGCACATAATTAGCCGATGATAACATTAGCAGAAATAATGGTAAATTGTTAGGAAGAGACCATAGAGATGCAATTATTATTAATCcattttgtttttccattgTTAGACTAGAAAGATTTTAACGACATAAACGCCAAGGACATAGTTTCCCACCAATAACACTATACAACTAGTATTGATAGCAACAAAAGGCCATATACGTTGATAATGATGATGGCATGAAGGAAGCCTTCGGTCCACAATACATGTGATGAGAAAGACAGTtgaaatatgaaatatttaaaaCCATAAAGATCCAACatattaaacaaattaacaagTTTCAAAAGCATGGGAAGAAAATGCCACAACCAATGAAAAACTAGATGAGATGATCCATTTCATTAAGAGATCTTCCATCAATCCAAGatatattaataatatgataataaattttttctgaAAAATTGGAAAGCTGGACTTATATATCCACTtatcaaaagttttattttgtaGCACAAAAATGCAAGCAAAACCGTATCCAATTGTCTGAAAAAACTGTTGAACTGTACCTGGAGGAACCACAGAGCTGCACTTCATAACCATTTTTAAGAAACCCTTTCTAGAGAAAATTTTCTTACACGTGTTTGTTAATCAATAAGAGGGGAAAAGAACATAATTACCCTTTAGGACTATAATACCAGCCATGCCAGCATTAAATGCAGAGATGAACTTCAAATGAGAAAAGGACCCAACTATAATTAATCAAGGAGGTGGGGGTTTAACAAGCAGCCTAAGAATTTCTTCGTGAAATCAATGGCATAAAAGATCAAAACTTACGGGTGCAAACCAGTTATAAGGCAACAGCAGGCGTACCTCTCATGAGCAAGACAGCCACAATATTTTCCCCAACCTAGCAACAAGCCAACAAATGAGTGTAAGcagtaagataaaaaaaaatttaaaaaaataaataaataaaaaacaacaacaacagctgAAACAGAAGGGTAGATTAGGATAGGAAGGATTAAATCACTTAATTTCAAAATGTACATACACAATGTGATGAAGCTCAGTATAAATAGTGCAACACCAAAACAATACCTGAAAGTTGATCTTGAAGGCAATATCTGTCATACAATGTCAAATGAATTTAGGTGATCAAATATGAAACAGGCACCTTAGCATATTTATGTCGATTCAGTGTCACAAACCACGTGATAGATGCCCTTAATTCTTAAATGttgttaataatatataatacaCCAGACACAAGCATACATCCAGGATGCCCTGCAAGTGCGAACAGAATAAAAGACAAAATCCAAGTGGAAGTCAAGGCCATCAAAGATGCACTTTTGAAGGCAAAATGCAATTCCTTTGCTCAAAATTTAGCGAACAAAAGATAAGTCAGTAACTAATGTTCAACTAAAAAAATCTGAACAATGTTGAAGTCCTTTTGATGAAAGGATGGAAAAAGATTCTGTATGCTTGTTGACACTAAAATATCCTAATCTGTACATATTGAAAACAAGAATGTCAAGATAAATTGTCTCATCTAGGGGGATCCCCGAACAAAAAAATAGGGCTTAACTTTTCACCCTAGGAGGTGCAGCCTTGATGGATGATGAACCAATTGCTGAAAGTAATCCAATCTTATCGTTCCACCCAGATGCCTGCAGTCCAGACCATCCAAGTTACGA
This DNA window, taken from Quercus robur chromosome 2, dhQueRobu3.1, whole genome shotgun sequence, encodes the following:
- the LOC126712354 gene encoding V-type proton ATPase 16 kDa proteolipid subunit isoform X2, giving the protein MTDIAFKINFQVGENIVAVLLMRGMGAAYGTAKSGVGVASMGVMRPELVMKSIVPVVMAGVLGIYGLIIAVIISTGINPKAKSYYLFDGYAHLSSGLSCGLAGLSAGMAIGIVGDAGVRANAQQPKLFVGMILILIFAEALALYGLIVGIILSSRAGQSRAD
- the LOC126712354 gene encoding V-type proton ATPase 16 kDa proteolipid subunit isoform X1, with the protein product MSSSSTFSGDETAPFFGFLGAAAALVFSCMGAAYGTAKSGVGVASMGVMRPELVMKSIVPVVMAGVLGIYGLIIAVIISTGINPKAKSYYLFDGYAHLSSGLSCGLAGLSAGMAIGIVGDAGVRANAQQPKLFVGMILILIFAEALALYGLIVGIILSSRAGQSRAD